A genomic stretch from Bradyrhizobium sp. 195 includes:
- a CDS encoding cytochrome P450 — MSDVSQPVAHPPVTDWVNDFDHTDPQWTEDPFPIWDELRAASPVVHTERFLGCYMPTTYEAVREIANDTEHFSSRRIIVRDVRPEVARNAAPPITSDPPVHKPAKQLLLPPFTPDAMKKLEPRMRAICNELIDGFIADGKVDAAARYSKYIPVRAIAHMLGIPESDSDLFINWIHMILELGIKDESKLLQAAQEMSAYFSAHIEERKTKPTDDLISYLMNARDKEGNPLEDSHVLGSLRLLLIAGIDTTWSAIGSSLWHLAKTPADRERLLAEPALIPTAVEELLRAYSPVTMAREVVKETTISGCPVKAGNMVLLSFPAANRDPKMFPDADKVVIDRRENRHAAFGLGIHRCVGSNLARMEMQVALEEWLKRIPDFALDPAGTVTWSQGTVRGPRQLPFLLGKAM; from the coding sequence ATGTCCGACGTCAGCCAGCCTGTCGCCCATCCGCCGGTCACCGACTGGGTCAACGATTTCGACCACACCGACCCGCAGTGGACGGAGGATCCCTTCCCGATCTGGGACGAGCTGCGCGCCGCAAGTCCGGTCGTGCACACCGAGCGCTTCCTCGGCTGCTATATGCCGACGACCTATGAAGCCGTGCGCGAGATCGCCAACGACACCGAGCATTTCTCCTCACGCCGCATCATCGTGCGCGACGTTCGTCCAGAGGTCGCGAGGAACGCCGCTCCGCCGATCACCTCGGACCCGCCCGTGCACAAGCCGGCCAAGCAGCTCCTGCTGCCGCCGTTCACGCCGGACGCAATGAAGAAGCTGGAACCGCGGATGCGCGCGATCTGCAACGAGCTGATCGACGGGTTCATTGCCGACGGCAAGGTCGACGCCGCCGCGCGCTACAGCAAGTACATTCCGGTTCGAGCCATCGCGCACATGCTGGGCATCCCCGAGAGCGACAGCGATCTCTTCATCAACTGGATCCACATGATCCTCGAGCTCGGCATCAAGGACGAGAGCAAGCTGCTCCAGGCCGCGCAGGAGATGAGCGCCTATTTCAGCGCGCATATCGAGGAGCGCAAGACCAAGCCGACCGACGATCTCATCTCCTACCTGATGAACGCCAGGGACAAGGAGGGCAACCCGCTCGAAGACTCGCACGTCCTCGGCTCGCTGCGCCTGCTTCTGATCGCCGGCATCGACACCACCTGGAGCGCGATCGGCTCCTCGCTCTGGCATCTTGCGAAGACGCCGGCCGACCGCGAGCGGCTGCTCGCCGAGCCCGCACTGATTCCGACCGCGGTGGAGGAGTTGCTGCGCGCCTATTCGCCGGTGACGATGGCCCGCGAGGTGGTCAAGGAGACGACGATCTCGGGCTGCCCGGTCAAGGCGGGCAACATGGTGCTGCTGTCATTCCCCGCCGCAAACCGCGATCCCAAGATGTTTCCGGATGCTGACAAAGTCGTGATCGACCGCCGCGAAAATCGCCACGCTGCGTTCGGCCTCGGCATTCACCGCTGCGTCGGTTCCAACCTGGCGCGCATGGAGATGCAAGTTGCGCTGGAGGAATGGCTGAAGCGCATTCCAGATTTCGCCCTCGATCCGGCAGGCACCGTGACCTGGTCGCAGGGCACGGTGCGAGGCCCGCGCCAGTTGCCATTTTTGCTGGGAAAGGCGATGTAG
- a CDS encoding ferredoxin, with protein sequence MTERLKVHVDPDKCQGHARCKALAPELFELDEYGNAHEAGDGIVPPGLEDKAWLAKSNCPEIAIDVIEE encoded by the coding sequence ATGACGGAGCGATTGAAGGTTCACGTCGATCCTGACAAATGCCAGGGCCACGCGCGCTGTAAGGCACTCGCGCCGGAACTTTTCGAGCTGGACGAATACGGCAACGCCCACGAAGCCGGTGACGGCATTGTCCCGCCGGGCCTTGAAGACAAGGCTTGGCTTGCCAAATCCAATTGCCCGGAAATCGCAATCGACGTGATCGAGGAGTAG
- a CDS encoding TetR/AcrR family transcriptional regulator, with product MRSQLARKPENTYHHGDLRGALIKAALREAEQGGAEAISIKALAKQLGVSQPAPYRHFADRDALLAAVTAEAFRQLSAIMREAMAGTSKQSKLSRLAQVTLDFGLRRNGIYRLMFASRTVSCAAKDSELHEATRETFSLVIEALEAPAVGYLRERQALKIWAALHGVVMLAEQGLFTGEAAHATREELVEDFVRETKAALAAAIKGARRRKKAGS from the coding sequence ATGCGCTCTCAACTCGCCCGTAAGCCCGAGAACACCTACCACCATGGCGATCTCCGCGGCGCCCTGATCAAGGCCGCGTTGCGCGAGGCGGAGCAGGGCGGCGCCGAGGCGATCAGTATCAAGGCGCTGGCCAAGCAGCTCGGCGTCTCTCAGCCTGCGCCGTATCGGCACTTTGCCGATCGCGACGCGCTGCTTGCAGCGGTGACGGCGGAAGCATTCCGGCAACTCAGCGCGATCATGCGCGAGGCGATGGCTGGGACGTCGAAGCAATCAAAGCTGTCGCGGCTGGCGCAGGTCACTCTTGATTTCGGCCTGCGCCGCAACGGCATCTACCGCCTGATGTTCGCGTCGCGCACCGTCTCATGCGCGGCCAAGGACAGCGAGCTGCACGAAGCCACGCGCGAGACGTTTTCGCTCGTGATCGAAGCCCTGGAAGCGCCTGCGGTCGGCTATTTGCGCGAACGGCAGGCGCTCAAGATCTGGGCGGCGTTGCACGGCGTGGTGATGCTGGCAGAGCAGGGCCTGTTCACCGGCGAGGCTGCCCATGCCACGCGCGAGGAGCTGGTCGAGGATTTCGTCCGCGAAACGAAAGCCGCGCTTGCGGCTGCGATCAAGGGTGCTCGGCGGCGGAAGAAGGCCGGCTCCTAG
- a CDS encoding aspartate/glutamate racemase family protein, with protein sequence MTTSMRIALIHALKHSSAPIEAAFAKAWPEARLMNLLDDSLSADLARDGKLNDAMTERFLALGDYAAATGANGILFTCSAFGPCIEAVARAHAPMPVLKPNEAMIERAVTMGRRIGLLSTFPPTLVSMPPEFPASVQVVPKLAEGALAALDRGDRATHDRLIVEASRELRDCDVIALAQFSIAATAQLVAEATGRPVVTTPDSAVDKLMKLLKAKG encoded by the coding sequence ATGACGACGTCCATGCGCATTGCCCTGATCCACGCCCTCAAGCACTCCAGCGCGCCGATCGAAGCGGCGTTTGCGAAGGCGTGGCCAGAGGCGCGGCTGATGAATCTGCTCGACGACAGCCTGTCGGCGGATCTGGCGCGCGACGGAAAACTCAATGATGCGATGACCGAGCGCTTCCTGGCGCTCGGCGATTACGCAGCAGCGACCGGAGCGAACGGGATCCTGTTCACCTGCTCGGCCTTCGGCCCCTGCATCGAGGCGGTCGCGCGCGCGCATGCGCCGATGCCGGTGCTGAAGCCGAACGAAGCGATGATCGAGCGCGCGGTGACGATGGGCAGGCGCATCGGCCTGCTCTCGACCTTCCCCCCGACGCTGGTCTCGATGCCGCCGGAGTTCCCGGCCTCGGTCCAGGTGGTGCCGAAGCTTGCCGAGGGCGCGCTGGCGGCGCTCGATCGCGGCGACCGCGCCACGCATGACCGGCTGATCGTCGAAGCGTCCAGGGAGCTGCGCGATTGCGACGTCATCGCGCTGGCGCAGTTCAGCATCGCAGCGACGGCACAGCTGGTCGCGGAAGCCACTGGCCGTCCCGTCGTGACCACGCCTGACAGCGCGGTCGACAAGCTGATGAAGCTGTTGAAAGCAAAGGGCTAG
- a CDS encoding amino acid ABC transporter substrate-binding protein, with protein sequence MMRKVAIAAGMLAASTVVATAAATLDTVKSRGTLVCGVSAGFAGFSAPDSQGNYRGLDVDYCRALAAGVLGDASKVRYVSLTAQNRFTALQSGEIDVLYRNSTQTYLRGVTLGLRQGPINFYDGQGFVVKKDLGVKEIKDLKGATVCVAQGTTHEVTLGDYGRANGIDWKPLVFDRVDTMYQTFFGGRCDAMTQDASALAGAVTTAAPNPADYVVLPQTISKEPLGPFTRNGDEVWSDIITWLHYGLIEAEELGVTQANVDEMAKSQTPAIQRLLGASGDLGSRLGLDNKWLVTAIKATGNYGEIYERNVGKASPLKLDRGLNGLWSKGGLMYAVPFK encoded by the coding sequence ATGATGAGGAAAGTGGCTATCGCAGCGGGCATGCTCGCGGCATCGACGGTTGTCGCGACGGCGGCGGCAACGCTCGACACGGTGAAGAGCCGCGGCACGCTGGTATGTGGCGTCAGCGCCGGCTTTGCCGGCTTCTCGGCGCCGGACTCGCAAGGCAACTACCGGGGTCTCGACGTCGACTATTGCCGTGCGCTCGCCGCCGGCGTGCTGGGTGATGCCAGCAAGGTGCGCTACGTCTCGCTGACCGCGCAGAACCGCTTCACCGCCCTGCAATCGGGCGAGATCGACGTGCTCTACCGCAACTCGACGCAGACATACTTGCGCGGTGTGACGCTGGGCTTGCGGCAAGGCCCGATCAACTTCTACGACGGTCAGGGCTTCGTCGTGAAGAAGGATCTGGGCGTAAAAGAGATCAAGGACCTCAAAGGCGCCACCGTCTGCGTGGCTCAGGGCACCACGCACGAAGTCACGCTCGGCGATTACGGCCGCGCCAACGGCATCGACTGGAAGCCGCTGGTGTTCGACCGCGTCGACACCATGTATCAGACCTTCTTCGGCGGCCGCTGCGATGCGATGACCCAGGACGCCTCCGCGCTCGCCGGCGCCGTGACGACCGCCGCGCCGAACCCGGCCGACTACGTCGTGCTGCCGCAGACCATCAGCAAGGAGCCGCTTGGCCCCTTCACCCGCAACGGCGACGAGGTCTGGAGCGACATCATCACCTGGCTGCATTACGGCCTGATCGAGGCCGAAGAGCTCGGCGTCACCCAGGCCAACGTCGACGAGATGGCGAAATCGCAGACACCGGCGATCCAGCGCCTTTTAGGCGCCTCCGGCGATCTCGGCTCCCGGCTCGGGCTCGACAACAAATGGCTGGTGACCGCGATCAAGGCCACCGGCAATTACGGCGAGATCTACGAGCGCAACGTCGGCAAGGCGAGCCCGCTCAAGCTCGATCGCGGCCTCAACGGCCTCTGGAGCAAGGGCGGCTTGATGTACGCGGTGCCGTTCAAGTAA
- a CDS encoding aspartate aminotransferase family protein produces MSARTSRVLHRSLRDTPPKAIGGEGVYLFAEDGRRIIDASGGAAVSCLGHQHPRVIAAMAKQASTLAYAHTAFFSSEPAEALAETLVGHEPGGLAYAYFVSGGSEAIEASIKLARQYFIERGEPQRQHFIARRQSYHGNTLGALAAGGNAWRRAPYAPLLSAAFSHVTPAFAYHEKHDVESDAQFVARLAAELEAEFQRLGPDTVAAFLAEPVVGATAGAVTAPDGYFKAMREICDRHGALLILDEVMCGMGRTGTTHAWEQEGIAPDIQAIAKGLGGGYQPIGAMLASGKIIDTIRAGSGAFQHGHTYLAHPLACAAALAVQEVIREDRLLDRIKERGKQLEQRLTERFGNHRHVGDIRGRGLFWAIELVEDRASRTSFDPALKLNHKIKAEALANGLGCYPGGGTVDGVRGDHVLLAPPYIASADEIDLIVDKLGTAVDNVLRSVNH; encoded by the coding sequence ATGAGCGCTCGCACCAGCCGCGTGCTGCACCGTTCGTTGCGTGACACACCGCCCAAGGCGATCGGCGGCGAAGGCGTCTATCTGTTTGCCGAGGACGGGCGCCGCATCATCGATGCCTCCGGCGGGGCGGCCGTCTCCTGCCTTGGCCACCAGCATCCGCGCGTGATCGCGGCGATGGCGAAGCAGGCTTCAACGCTGGCCTATGCCCACACCGCCTTCTTCTCATCCGAGCCGGCGGAGGCCCTCGCCGAGACGCTGGTCGGGCATGAGCCGGGCGGCCTCGCCTACGCCTATTTCGTCAGCGGCGGATCGGAGGCGATCGAGGCCAGCATCAAGCTCGCACGGCAATATTTCATCGAGCGCGGCGAGCCGCAGCGGCAGCATTTCATCGCGCGGCGACAGAGCTATCACGGCAACACACTTGGTGCGCTCGCCGCCGGCGGCAACGCCTGGCGACGCGCGCCCTATGCCCCCCTGCTCTCGGCCGCCTTCAGCCACGTGACTCCGGCCTTTGCCTATCACGAGAAGCACGACGTTGAATCCGACGCGCAGTTCGTGGCGCGCCTGGCGGCGGAGCTCGAAGCTGAGTTTCAGCGGCTCGGCCCCGACACGGTCGCTGCGTTCCTCGCCGAGCCCGTCGTCGGCGCCACCGCTGGCGCCGTGACCGCGCCCGACGGCTACTTCAAGGCCATGCGCGAGATCTGCGACCGGCACGGCGCGCTGCTCATCCTCGACGAGGTCATGTGTGGCATGGGCCGCACCGGCACCACGCACGCCTGGGAGCAGGAAGGCATCGCGCCTGACATCCAGGCCATCGCGAAGGGGCTCGGCGGCGGCTACCAGCCGATCGGCGCGATGCTCGCCAGCGGCAAGATCATCGACACGATCCGCGCCGGCTCAGGCGCCTTTCAGCACGGTCATACTTATCTGGCACATCCCCTCGCCTGCGCGGCCGCACTCGCGGTGCAGGAGGTGATCCGCGAGGACCGCCTGCTCGACCGCATCAAGGAACGCGGCAAGCAGCTCGAACAGCGGCTGACCGAGCGCTTCGGCAATCACCGCCATGTCGGCGACATCAGGGGTCGTGGCCTGTTCTGGGCGATCGAGCTGGTCGAAGATCGGGCCAGCCGCACCTCGTTCGATCCCGCGCTCAAGCTCAATCATAAGATCAAGGCGGAGGCTCTCGCCAATGGGCTCGGCTGCTATCCGGGCGGCGGCACCGTGGACGGCGTGCGCGGCGACCATGTGCTGCTGGCGCCGCCTTATATCGCCTCCGCGGACGAGATCGACTTGATCGTCGACAAGCTCGGCACGGCCGTCGACAACGTGTTGCGTAGTGTCAATCACTGA
- a CDS encoding MurR/RpiR family transcriptional regulator: protein MAEPAKSSPLSELRIALPSLPMRLQEVGRFVAANDYDATTRSMRDLAAEAGADPAAFTRLAKAIGYSGWDELRAALTEARRPSQTSPFSGRAKRRRHGPNADVALVIDKLEAEAAGLPRIPAQPIADAARALHDAKRIWIAGYRSCRSVAELLNYELRLFRPEQVQIVGTSGPDDLDLGAFRPGEAVIVVGFLPYTHASVRVAQAAHRSGATLIAIADSLSAPMAEGADHVLLFEAASSPGFFPSLTGAIAIAQSLAAVTFSLGGVAAKKRLENTEARLNAASTYVSEKG, encoded by the coding sequence ATGGCCGAGCCTGCGAAATCCTCGCCCCTGAGCGAACTGCGCATTGCATTGCCGTCGCTCCCGATGCGGCTGCAGGAAGTCGGTCGCTTCGTCGCCGCCAACGATTACGACGCCACCACCCGTTCGATGCGCGACCTCGCGGCGGAAGCCGGCGCCGATCCCGCCGCGTTCACGCGCCTCGCCAAGGCGATCGGCTATTCCGGCTGGGACGAGTTGCGGGCCGCGTTGACGGAAGCGCGACGGCCCTCGCAGACTTCGCCCTTCTCCGGCAGGGCGAAGCGCCGGCGTCATGGCCCCAATGCCGACGTCGCGCTCGTCATCGACAAGCTCGAGGCCGAGGCTGCCGGCCTTCCGCGCATTCCGGCCCAGCCGATTGCGGACGCCGCCCGCGCGCTGCATGACGCAAAGCGGATCTGGATCGCGGGATATCGCAGCTGCCGCAGCGTCGCGGAACTTCTGAACTACGAGCTGCGGCTGTTTCGTCCCGAGCAGGTGCAGATCGTCGGCACATCCGGCCCCGACGATCTCGATCTCGGCGCGTTCCGTCCTGGCGAAGCCGTCATTGTCGTCGGCTTCCTGCCTTACACACATGCAAGCGTCCGCGTCGCGCAGGCCGCTCATCGCAGCGGCGCAACCCTGATCGCGATTGCGGACAGCCTCTCTGCGCCAATGGCCGAGGGCGCCGATCACGTGCTGCTGTTCGAAGCCGCCTCCTCGCCCGGGTTCTTTCCGAGCCTCACCGGCGCCATCGCGATCGCGCAGTCGCTCGCCGCGGTGACGTTCTCGCTCGGCGGCGTCGCCGCGAAGAAGCGGCTAGAAAATACCGAGGCGCGGCTCAATGCCGCCTCCACCTATGTCTCGGAGAAAGGTTGA
- a CDS encoding amino acid ABC transporter permease, which translates to MTADHPRPPPRRRLFALGRNELMGLFWQVLVVGTAVGVIAFLWSNTVTNLSARRITTGFAFLGREAGMPIADSLLAYNPRDTYLWAFVVGVGNTLRVAVIGIVLATILGTLIGISRLSANWLLSRLAAVYVETLRDIPLLLQLLFWYVLMQALPAARAAWRPIEGVFLSNRGLILPAIPLGPLQLWVLGTALLGFAVFYLVRRQLIVQQMRDGKPRPAWPFALGLVIVLPAALSLVLGVSWKVEWPELRGFNFVGGLTLAPEYFALLIALVTYTSAFIAEIVRSGIQSVPRGQWDAANALGLRRSFMLRQIILPQALRVIVPPMTSQYLNLTKNSSLAVAIGYQDVVSIANTTLNQTGQAIEAIALIMAVFLTISLSISFFMNWYNARIALVER; encoded by the coding sequence GTGACCGCCGATCATCCCAGACCGCCGCCGCGCCGCCGCTTGTTCGCACTCGGGCGCAACGAGTTGATGGGCCTGTTCTGGCAGGTCCTGGTGGTCGGGACCGCGGTTGGAGTGATCGCCTTCCTCTGGTCCAACACCGTCACCAACCTCTCGGCGCGCCGCATCACGACAGGCTTTGCCTTCCTTGGCCGCGAGGCCGGCATGCCCATCGCCGACAGCTTGCTCGCCTACAATCCGAGAGATACCTATCTCTGGGCCTTCGTCGTCGGGGTCGGCAACACCCTGCGCGTCGCCGTGATCGGGATCGTGCTCGCGACCATCCTGGGCACGCTGATCGGCATCTCGCGATTGTCTGCCAACTGGCTGTTGTCGCGGCTCGCCGCCGTCTATGTCGAAACCCTCCGCGACATCCCGCTGCTGCTTCAACTCCTGTTCTGGTACGTGCTGATGCAGGCGCTGCCGGCCGCGCGCGCGGCATGGCGGCCGATCGAGGGCGTGTTCCTCTCCAATCGCGGGCTGATCCTTCCGGCCATTCCGCTTGGCCCGCTGCAGCTTTGGGTGCTCGGCACCGCGCTGCTCGGGTTCGCCGTGTTCTATCTCGTCCGGAGGCAGCTCATCGTGCAGCAGATGCGCGACGGCAAGCCGCGACCAGCCTGGCCGTTTGCACTCGGCCTTGTCATTGTGCTGCCCGCAGCCCTCTCGTTGGTGCTCGGCGTGTCCTGGAAGGTTGAATGGCCGGAGCTGCGCGGCTTCAATTTCGTTGGCGGGCTGACGCTCGCTCCGGAATATTTCGCGCTGCTGATTGCGCTCGTGACTTACACCTCGGCGTTCATCGCCGAGATCGTGCGCAGCGGCATCCAGTCCGTACCGCGCGGGCAGTGGGACGCCGCCAATGCGCTTGGTCTCCGCCGCAGCTTCATGCTGCGGCAGATCATCCTGCCGCAGGCGCTGCGCGTCATCGTGCCGCCGATGACGAGCCAGTATCTCAACCTGACCAAGAATTCCTCGCTCGCGGTGGCAATCGGCTACCAGGACGTTGTCTCGATCGCCAACACCACGCTGAACCAGACCGGCCAGGCGATCGAAGCCATCGCGCTGATCATGGCCGTGTTCCTGACCATCAGTCTTTCCATCAGCTTCTTTATGAACTGGTACAATGCGCGCATCGCGCTGGTGGAGCGCTGA
- a CDS encoding amino acid ABC transporter permease yields MTVIADIPDAPRAARRPQAGNPALRWLRANLFSSIPNGILTIVLLAVVAKGIFSFVQWGIANAVWLTPANDSAACRAVRGVGACWAIIPEKYRFILFGTYPFDEQWRPALSVLLFIALFYLSTRRALWRRELVLVWIGALALISVLMWGGVLGLSFVSQDRWGGLPVTLILATFGLAFGFPLGILVALGRRSKLPAIRSLSVLYVELIRGVPLVSLLFMASVMFPLFMPAGFNIDKLLRAQIAIILFAGAYLAEVIRGGLQAVPRGQYEAADALGLSYWRKHRLIVLPQAIRHVIPPLVNTFIAFFKDTSLVLIIGIFNLLTTAKTAIIDPAWQQFSVEVYIFVAAIYFVFCFAMSRYSRSLEATSGR; encoded by the coding sequence ATGACTGTGATCGCCGACATCCCCGATGCACCCCGCGCAGCCCGCCGACCGCAAGCCGGCAATCCGGCGCTGCGCTGGCTCCGCGCCAATTTGTTCTCGTCGATCCCGAACGGCATCCTCACGATCGTGCTGCTGGCAGTGGTCGCCAAGGGTATCTTCAGCTTCGTTCAGTGGGGCATCGCCAATGCCGTCTGGCTGACGCCGGCGAACGACTCAGCCGCCTGCCGCGCAGTGCGAGGCGTCGGGGCCTGCTGGGCGATCATCCCGGAAAAATACCGTTTCATCCTGTTCGGCACCTATCCGTTCGACGAGCAGTGGCGGCCGGCTCTGTCGGTGCTGCTGTTCATCGCGCTGTTCTATCTCTCTACCCGCCGCGCGCTGTGGCGGCGCGAGCTGGTCCTTGTCTGGATCGGTGCGCTCGCGCTGATCAGCGTGCTGATGTGGGGCGGGGTGCTCGGGCTCTCCTTCGTCTCGCAGGACCGCTGGGGTGGCCTACCGGTGACGCTGATCCTGGCGACGTTCGGGCTGGCGTTCGGTTTTCCGCTCGGCATCCTCGTCGCGCTCGGCCGACGCTCGAAGCTGCCGGCGATCCGCTCGCTCAGCGTGCTCTATGTCGAGCTGATCCGCGGCGTGCCGCTGGTGAGCCTGTTGTTCATGGCGAGCGTGATGTTCCCACTGTTCATGCCGGCTGGATTCAACATCGACAAGCTCTTGCGTGCGCAGATCGCGATCATCCTGTTCGCGGGCGCCTACCTTGCCGAAGTCATCCGCGGTGGCCTTCAGGCCGTGCCCCGCGGGCAGTACGAGGCGGCCGATGCGCTCGGGCTGTCCTATTGGCGCAAGCACCGGCTGATCGTGCTGCCGCAGGCGATCCGCCATGTCATCCCGCCGCTGGTCAATACCTTCATCGCCTTCTTCAAGGACACCAGCCTTGTGTTGATCATCGGCATCTTCAACCTGCTGACGACGGCGAAGACCGCGATCATTGATCCCGCGTGGCAACAGTTCTCGGTCGAGGTCTACATTTTCGTCGCCGCGATCTATTTCGTATTCTGCTTCGCGATGTCGCGCTATAGCCGCAGCCTGGAAGCGACGAGCGGAAGGTGA
- a CDS encoding amidase, whose protein sequence is MSQELIRETACAVVDKLRSGDVSPLELLDTVEQRISEVDGKVNALPILCFDRARDSAKALMRKPAGARGLLAGLPVPIKDLTDVAGVLNTQGSPIFKDNIPAKSDLMVENLEANGAVVYAKSNTPEFGAGANTFNEVFGATLNPWDISKSAAGSSGGAAVALATGMAWLAQGSDMGGSLRSPAAFCGIVGMRPSIGRVAHTPKAGIDRNLGVQGPMARNVEDLALLLDAMSGDYAADPLSLPAPVISFLSAAQSGRKPKRIAYSPDLGITPVDPEVKAITRKAAERFAEAGAIVEEAHPDWREAHECFHVLRAFDFAISKAQLLRTKRDLLKPEVIWNIEEGLKLTVERLERAEAQRVGMTARAVEFFKTYDLLLTPTTIVPPFPIEHRYVAECAGKRFDNYVEWLGIVYAITLACCPSLSLPCGFTASGLPVGVQVVGAPRSDADVLAGAKVLEDILGLRGTTPIDPKAKK, encoded by the coding sequence TTGTCTCAAGAGCTGATCCGCGAAACCGCATGCGCCGTCGTCGACAAGCTGCGCTCCGGCGACGTCTCGCCGCTCGAACTGCTGGATACGGTAGAGCAGCGCATCAGTGAGGTCGACGGCAAGGTCAATGCACTGCCGATACTGTGCTTCGATCGCGCGCGGGACAGCGCCAAGGCGCTGATGCGGAAACCCGCCGGCGCGAGGGGGCTGCTCGCGGGCCTGCCGGTGCCGATCAAGGATCTGACCGACGTTGCGGGCGTGCTGAACACCCAGGGCTCGCCGATCTTCAAGGACAATATCCCTGCCAAGTCCGACCTCATGGTCGAGAATCTCGAAGCCAATGGCGCGGTGGTCTACGCGAAATCCAACACGCCGGAATTCGGCGCCGGCGCCAACACCTTCAACGAGGTGTTCGGCGCGACGCTCAACCCCTGGGATATTTCGAAATCCGCGGCAGGCTCCTCCGGCGGCGCGGCAGTGGCGCTCGCCACCGGCATGGCCTGGCTCGCGCAGGGCTCCGACATGGGCGGCAGCTTGCGCAGCCCGGCGGCTTTCTGCGGCATCGTCGGCATGCGGCCGAGCATCGGCCGCGTTGCGCATACGCCGAAAGCGGGCATAGATCGCAATCTCGGCGTACAGGGCCCGATGGCGCGCAATGTCGAGGATCTCGCGCTGCTGCTCGATGCCATGAGCGGCGACTATGCCGCCGATCCACTGTCGCTGCCGGCGCCCGTGATCTCGTTCCTGTCGGCGGCACAGTCGGGCAGGAAGCCGAAGCGCATCGCCTATTCGCCCGATCTCGGCATTACGCCTGTCGATCCCGAGGTGAAGGCGATCACCCGCAAGGCAGCTGAACGCTTTGCCGAGGCGGGCGCCATCGTCGAGGAGGCGCATCCGGACTGGCGCGAGGCGCATGAATGCTTCCACGTGCTGCGTGCCTTCGACTTCGCGATCAGCAAAGCGCAACTTCTCCGGACCAAACGCGACCTGCTCAAGCCCGAGGTGATCTGGAACATCGAGGAAGGCCTCAAGCTCACGGTGGAGCGGCTCGAGCGCGCCGAGGCCCAGCGCGTCGGCATGACCGCGCGGGCCGTCGAGTTCTTCAAGACCTACGATCTCTTGCTGACCCCCACCACGATCGTGCCGCCCTTCCCGATCGAGCACCGCTATGTCGCCGAATGCGCCGGCAAGAGGTTCGACAATTACGTCGAATGGCTCGGCATCGTCTACGCCATCACGCTGGCCTGCTGCCCCTCGCTGTCGCTGCCGTGCGGCTTCACGGCGTCGGGTCTGCCGGTCGGCGTGCAGGTGGTCGGAGCGCCGCGAAGCGACGCCGACGTACTCGCGGGCGCGAAGGTGCTGGAGGATATTTTGGGCCTGCGCGGCACGACGCCGATCGATCCGAAGGCGAAGAAGTAG
- a CDS encoding SDR family oxidoreductase: MDLHLSGKRVLITGASKGIGAAAAEAFAEEGAHLLLAARSGDQLKALADRLRSAHQIDAATSIVDLRKAEDVARLASEAADIDVLVNNAGDIPGGSIDKIDETTWRHAWELKVFGYINLTRQIYAQMKARGGGVIVNDIGAAGEKFDANYICGSAGNAALMAFTRALGGKSLADNIRVVGINPGPVGTDRHVTLLKTRAKHQFGDESRYKEFQKSLPLGRPAHAREIGDLMAFLASDRAGYTSGVIYTVDGGISAGWG; this comes from the coding sequence ATGGATTTGCATCTGAGTGGCAAGCGTGTCCTGATCACGGGCGCGTCAAAGGGCATTGGCGCTGCCGCCGCCGAGGCGTTTGCCGAGGAAGGCGCGCACCTCCTGCTCGCCGCCCGCAGCGGCGACCAGCTCAAGGCGCTGGCCGACCGATTGCGTTCCGCACACCAGATCGACGCCGCAACGAGCATCGTCGACCTGCGCAAGGCGGAGGACGTGGCGCGGCTCGCCAGCGAAGCCGCCGACATCGACGTGCTCGTCAACAATGCCGGCGACATCCCCGGCGGTTCGATCGACAAGATCGACGAGACGACCTGGCGCCACGCCTGGGAATTGAAAGTATTCGGCTACATCAACCTCACACGGCAGATCTACGCGCAGATGAAAGCTAGAGGCGGCGGCGTCATCGTCAACGACATCGGGGCTGCCGGCGAAAAGTTCGACGCCAACTACATCTGCGGCAGTGCCGGCAATGCCGCGCTGATGGCCTTTACCCGCGCGCTCGGCGGCAAGAGTCTTGCCGACAACATCCGCGTGGTCGGCATCAATCCCGGTCCTGTCGGCACGGACCGCCACGTCACACTGCTGAAGACGAGGGCCAAGCACCAGTTCGGCGACGAGAGCCGCTACAAGGAATTCCAGAAGAGCCTGCCGCTCGGCCGCCCTGCGCATGCGCGTGAGATCGGGGATCTCATGGCGTTCCTGGCGTCGGATCGCGCCGGGTATACGTCGGGCGTGATCTATACGGTGGACGGCGGCATCAGCGCCGGGTGGGGTTAG